The Lycium barbarum isolate Lr01 chromosome 9, ASM1917538v2, whole genome shotgun sequence genome has a segment encoding these proteins:
- the LOC132609870 gene encoding dehydration-responsive element-binding protein 1F-like codes for MNSNSISCSSDSNSTNLERDHLQETSSSSAQDEGLFLLASCQPKRRTGRKKFKETRHPIYRGVRRRNNNKWVCELREPSQQKRIWLGTYPTPKMAARAHDVAALALRGNLATLNFADSRWRLPMPVSKDPKDLRQTAVKAAEAFRQDPELVGVNYMNEKVNSSTEEVKYQEIVISGDNGSGSEFSVKALHVDMENILCCNWGENNEISEMEGWREKMSEGLLFSPTPRLGSYFSWDDVESEVEVSLWSYSI; via the coding sequence ATGAATAGTAACTCGATTTCGTGCTCTTCAGATTCCAATTCGACAAACCTGGAGAGAGATCACTTGCAggaaacatcatcatcatcagctcAAGATGAAGGATTATTCCTACTAGCTTCGTGCCAACCGAAAAGACGTACTGGAAGGAAGAAGTTCAAGGAAACTCGCCACCCAATTTATCGGGGAGTGAGGAGGAGGAATAATAACAAGTGGGTATGTGAGCTACGCGAGCCTAGTCAACAGAAAAGAATATGGCTAGGAACTTACCCTACTCCAAAAATGGCGGCTCGAGCTCACGATGTTGCTGCATTAGCACTTAGAGGCAACCTAGCCACTCTGAACTTCGCTGACTCTCGTTGGCGGTTGCCAATGCCAGTATCAAAGGATCCTAAAGACTTACGCCAAACTGCTGTAAAAGCGGCTGAAGCGTTTCGTCAGGATCCTGAGTTAGTTGGAGTCAACTATATGAATGAGAAAGTCAATTCCAGTACTGAAGAAGTAAAGTACCAAGAGATTGTTATTAGTGGAGATAATGGAAGTGGCAGTGAATTTAGCGTGAAGGCATTACATGTGGATATGGAAAACATCTTATGTTGTAATTGGGGAGAAAATAATGAGATTTCAGAGATGGAAGGATGGCGAGAAAAGATGTCGGAGGGGCTTTTGTTTTCGCCAACTCCGCGTTTAGGTAGTTATTTCAGTTGGGATGATGTGGAAAGTGAAGTCGAAGTGTCATTGTGGAGTTATAGTATTTGA